The genomic stretch AGCCGCAGCCAGTGCGCACCAAGGAGCTACTGGAGCGATGGCGTAGGGtagatgagagagagagatgtcaTCGCCCTGCCTCCGCATCGAGAATAGGTCGCCAAAATCACAAATCCCCAATACCAGGCATCACCACAAACAGGCTGTTGGTACCCTCCATTGGTTTCTCGTATCccaagcagcagctgttgccgcacacatccacatctgcATCGCCCCACATAACCAAGTTAGGCATAACAAAGCGACGGCTGGAGTTCCGGCACGACCAGGGCAAGGAGTCGGTGGGGCCGAAATTGAAAAGGCTCACAGCCTATCTCCAGCACGAGCTGGGGGGTTGGGGCAGTAGCACGGAGCAACGGCTGCGCCAGATGACTATTGCGGACTTTGTGAGCATTGTGAGGCATTTGTTGCCCCTCTCTGGGGCAACGGTGGGGTCGATGAGTAAGGCCTGCTATGCGGAGCAGCTGATTGAAGCTCTGCAGCAGCTCAAGTATCCCAAGAAGGTGAACAGGACCTGGCTGTTGATGCCGGGAACACAGCATGTCATCGGTCATGTACTGGACCTGCTGGACTTTCTATTGGATTTTGCAGTCGGCACAAAACGGGATGCGATTTGTGTGTTTCCCTTTGTCGGAGACTCGTTGGATGATGAGAAAACCTTTGTGCTGATAGCGAGGGATTACCATCTGTGGCAAGGAGAGGAAAACAGTCTTCAATTAGAGCAGCATAAGCGAAATGAACTACTACGGGAATGTTGCAATTCCAATGATATCGCTGCTCTCCAGCAGGAGTTGGAAGCCCTACAACTAGAGCTTAAAGAGGAGTTGAAGTTGAATACGGTTACGGATCAGCAGCAGTTGGTACAAAAGGACAGACTTCAGCAAGAGCTAACCAACTGCCAGGATGAGCTGAAGTCATTATTGGCCGAGTCCTCGGATTATGAGCGGAAGTTCAGCCATTTGTGCACTGAAACCTGGCGAAAGAAGAAAATCCTGCAGTCCCTGCAGGATCGTGTTCGAAGCCAAAGGTGCAGCTACCAGGATTATGCTAGATTGCTGGACCTACAAGCCGAGCGCTCCGATGAACTGCAGGTGTACCGTCGGCGGCAACAGGATATTTTCGAGCGTCTGAGCATCGCCAAGCTTCGATGGAAGCGCTCGCGCAGGGATCTAATGAACAGCATCGAAGCCTTCAACGTGAAAATGCGGAACATTGAGTACTCGTTGGTGTTCAAAGGAAGCTGCCCTAAATCCCTGCAGCTGCCGCTGTATCCATCAATGGAGGAGATACAAGAGCGACTGGAGAAGCTTAAGCAATGGCGCCACCGTATGGATTCTACTGTGGTCAAGACAGGCTGCTTCAGGAAGCCTCTCGGCGAGATAAAGAGTTAGTTAAACAAACGCACCAGCACACTCACATTCACATTTTCATTCAACTGAATCTCATACGAGATTAAtttaagcaaatatttgcgTGTTTCGTAATTTTCACTTTGAGCCAAACATCAAGCTTGGAGCTTAGTTATTTCTCCTTGAATTTCAcagatttatttaattgaatttgtcaacTGTATGCCACAGTAAGCCCCGCCCCTCCTCCTgtgtcactgccactgccttgATCCCATGGCCTGGATTTAAGTTCATGTAATTGACATTTGAATGAATCATTGGCAATAGTTGTACTCTTTCCAAAAGAGAATAGCTCTTTGGATAAGCGGAAAAACTCCGCCAGCTATAAAATGCTTTCCTATGGCAATATTTCAATGTTccatttttaaatgaaaattcaagCTTAAGTTCAACGATCTcttacacacaaaaaatgataACTTAATAACCTTAAATTGTATTCAACTTCGTACCTTATTCAAGGCAATTCGCTTtgtttaaatacaattttccaGAAGctattaaatgtaaaaaacatacaatataATTTTAACGCCACATTCCTGATTTATTATACGGCTAATGATGTAAGTGTATTTCAGGGGGAACCCTCATAAAAATTAACTTTTTCCGCTTCATAATTATTGTCAGTCAGCGGTTGGTGGGGAAGAAGAGCTCCTTGTGGATTGGCATTAATTTACTGGTCGGGGCTCAGATCTCAGGACCCTGCAAGGCTGCTGAAGAGGATGATGGGAGGAGAAAGGAGGGTTGGATTCTGCTAGAGGGTGCGATTTATAATGCGTCTGTGTTTGTGCCCCAGAGTGGAACTAATAATCATATTACTCAGCTGGAAGATATGCAAACCCCAGCGACCGACTTTGCAACTGTTGCAGCTCtcccatatacatatatactcgtatatatgtatgtaggtatattGTGTGGCAATTAAACAGTGAGCTGCtgcataaattattttcattgccacaaaatgtttaaaGCCTTTCGCAAATCCAAGGCAAGGCAAATGCAAGCAAGCAAGGAAGTGTAATAAAATACATGAATTAGTGTAATGGAAATGTGAAAGCCAACAGCAAACAGTAGTACAATGCAAAATTTTGAATGCAAATTCCCGtccaaaaacaacaatgcCCCCGCCAGAAGCCCCGCCCAAGAAAACATACAACATTTTGCGCAAAttaaacaataacaacaactgAAGCAAAAACATACTATACCCCAAAACCCGTACATCCACAAAAATATGCATTTTCTGTGCCAAAGCTAAAGAAAatgttttgtgttgtgtgtgtgtttgtggtggATATGCCCAGATTATAGTTAGTTCCGAGTCTCTCCAGACTCTGGGAAATAGTTATCTGTTCTGAACTAGAGTGTCATAACTCGCCCCCGAATATGGGATTGAGTGTGGGTGTATACGTATACGAATACGTATGGTATATGTATGGTGTACAGGACAGGTGGACAGGTGAAGGAAAGTAAGGTAAGTGAGCGTGTGGATGGCATCTTTGGGCGGTAACCAAAATAAGTTGaaaggatatacatatttctaaTAATCATTTCGACTATGAGAATTTCCATTAATCATATTTATCTAATTGAAATTGATCATACAGCTGAAAAGAGATCCTAACCGATCCTATGTGTAGAGTTCAActgaaatattttccatatttgcttattaattaaagtaaaagtaaaaaatccAAGCGTATTgcttaaacaaattaaaaaaaaatcaatatttcACAGACTTTAACCTGTTATAGAAGCCTCATATGTAAGGGTGATTATATCATGAATATACTGAATATAAGCCAAcaggaatatatttttaatcagaTCTTGGATTTGCTAGAACATTATATACTCCACTACTGTACTTTTTAGGGGGTACCTGTATGAATACTAACCACACCTTTAAAACTTGCTGCCAACTCGGGCCAAAACAATTATGCTCTgcggtgtggggtgtggggctGAAGTGGTGCGGCTATGTGCCGCATGAGGGAGTACAGTACCCATTATTTTCTCTCATAAAACAAACACTCACCTCGTCAGGCAGGCAGCCTGCTCTCATAAAGGCATCCGGCAGGCTGGCTGGCGGGCTGGCGGGCTGGCTGAAAGGCCAAAAGACAGGCGGCTGGCTGCAGAGGCGCAGCCAGGCACTGGACTGAAATAATCGCATATCGTAAAGTTTGACTTCCAGCTAATGAAGAATTTCCAAAGCTGGGAAGCTGGAATTGAGTTAATTAGGCACGAGTAGGGCTTAAAGTTGAGAGCAACATGACATGATATTCTAGTACTATCGCGAGCGAGGACCCATACATACGCGTATAGAAACTTTCAGAGCCATTCAATtgttaaacaaacaaaaacaatacgCGAAAACAAGAAGAATTAGGGGATTTATTTAAGAGTCGAAGGGATGTATACCCTGTAAAATAATGATTTGAATTAGTTatgtaaataaaatcataTGAAGCAGCTGATAATAGAATTGGATCGGCTGTTTTTTAAGAACAATAAATAGTGCTTACAAAGGCCTGCATTTCGACCGATTGTTCGAATGAGAGCAGTTAAATATAGTTGGACTTGTATAAATCATGATACAATGGCAAGGATTTCTGCTTAAAAGTTTCGAAGCCTCCTATCAGAGATGAATGGCTATATGGATCCAGTCGACCTTTGATGCTTAGGGTTCCAAAACCTATCGAAATGTCTATACTCCCTGTtaaagggtataaaaagtatTCGCGCAAAAAAATAACAGACGAAACGCGCTTTGTTTTGCCAATTTCCTTCGTATAAAGAGGGAATCGCTGAAAATCAAACGACACTTTTTCTCTGGCTTCCCTTTGCTTCACTTCACTCTAATGGAAAgtcatttcttttgttgttcttaTGGTTTTTTTCCCCTTAATTTCAAAGTTCACCGATTGCTCTTTTCCCCCAGTCCTCTGGCAATCGTACAAACTCTGCTTTAAGTTTAATTTCCAGTGTGAGAGAGCTatagagcgatagagagagaaggagCGCTTTAATTTGGAATCCCGCAACggaagcaaatgcaatttgtatGCGTAGCAAAGCCCAACCTCGGTCTGACTCGACTCGCTGACTGAACTGTTTTCTATAcacaccactccactccacttctaGTTTCAGGAAAGTGGGcagtgcaacaaaaaaaaaagaaaaatgtcAACTGCAGCATGACCAAGGAGGCATCGCAGGCATCGTCGAGTCATGGCATTGCAATATTTATGCAGTTTGTGCCACGTTCGCTATATTTGACAGGCTCCTCTTCTCTGGGCAATAACTAGCTCGTTTCATTTAACCAGACATCCCTGTAATGAATCGCAGATAATAAAGGATCTCTCTTACGATCTTCAGTGTCTGTTCCCCTCTACTAAAGATAAAGGATATTTCTGAGTGAATGTTTTTATATGGCTCTTAACTTTTAATTAATACTCCAAATAGATGAACATGGTTAGTACCTGTTTATCGATCTGTTCATCGACCTTTACACCTGTTTATCGACAGGATGAAAGCGGATCGTCTAGCGCTCTCTCTAGGATTAAGGAGAGCCTACAAAATCGAAGGCATACAGCATGAATCAAAGCTGCAAGGCTGAATTTAAGAACAGTATTTAAAGGGCTATTATGGATAAGTTTGACCTCGAGGCCACCAGCTGTAGCTGTTCTAGTTTCTGTCTCTTATTCTTATATGAAACCAAGGCTAATgtaatttctttttattgaCTCTCTCTCCTCTTGAAAAGGGCATTCCGCTGGTCGTTCTGCTGAGTAGATATTCGTAATCgttattgctcaatttttttCTGCACATTTCAGCGCTTTTCCGGACTCCAGGAAgttgtgttgctgttgttgctgttggtgttggcttAGCCTGGAatgcaacatcaacagcaatgGCAGGCAGCACtaacatcaacagcagcagcagcagctggacagAAGGACAACCGGACAGGGATTGCAGcaggtggcggtggtggcgcTGCTCAAACGGCAATTGCATTATCAGTAAATTATATCTGCGGCTGCATGGCACGCTCTTCGCTTcactctcctctccctctctcgctctctcttgtagcatgcccctgcccccagaTATGTTGGCCATGTTTACGGGTTGCCTGCGGCCATGTTTGTTTGCTCCTTGCTCCTGGCCTCCtcctgttctgctcctgctgctgctgttgctcgtCTTCCTCCATGTTATTATTGGAGCCCTGTGCCCTGGCCCGAATCCGGATCCGGTTGatgccgctgctcctgctgctgctgttgctgttgcttgttgGTGCGCCATTTTCGGCGCTTTCCTGCTGATTTATGCAAAACTGTGGCatttttcaattgcattttacACTCGTCCTGCAAGGTTCCTCCGGGTTCCGGGTTCCGGCTTCCTCCGGTCTCCCTTGTTTCCTCTTGCTCCTCCGCTCCTTGTTTATGCAacagtgtgtgtttgtgtgagcgtgtgtttgtttgtgcgtTGCACAATTTTCACACATTTGCGCAACTTTGCCACCAAAATGTGCAACACATTGCCCCTGATCATCATTGTTGTTACTGTTTGCCTCCTTCTGCAGAGGGATAGCATCTTCACACGCCCACACTCAGCCCCTCCTTCGCTGCAGTCAACTGCATTTTATTGCTGTAAATGTGTGTATCTATGGGAGCGTGCTTGGGTCCGTGTGTGCGGGGGCtatctgtgagtgtgtgtgtttgtgtgtgagcACCCTGCTATCCACGTTCCGTTTTCCGCATTTAATGCCAAGTTATAACTTTCACGTGGGTTGCTTTAGTAGTTTTTTACACCCCCACCCTCACCCCCACACACTCGTTTTCTTCCCGTTTGAGTTACGTGGCGCCATAAAAAACTTTCACCCACTAAGCGACGAGAATGCGGATGAGGCTAAAGGGCGGGTGAAAGTTTCACTTATGCATAGAAGATTTTCCATGTGTGATGCATTTCTCCAATCTCCATTCTTCCTTAATAAACATAATTTCAGGGCAGTTTATCCGGGCGACATaaaaacgtaatttatatCCACCCCCATTGCTTAAGGGTTATGTGGTGTTAAAAATCTTGATTAATATCCGAAAGTAAACTCCGCACAGGCTCAAATCATCATTAAATCTGAATGTGATTACGGAATCGTAGGCTATAATGGCTTATAGCATTTCTGGGGTTGTATTCCTTATCAGAATCGATTAGTTGATTCAATCTAGCCATGCTCTGGAAAGCGTACTGACTAGATTGATATTGCAATCAGAAACCAGAAAGAAAGTTACTTGTACTTGTCAATAGTTCGATCGTTCAATTGGTTCTACTCGATCGACCCTCGCTGTGAAATATTAGCTCTGATTTGGCAGCATCAATTTTCCGGCTAATTGCGAAAATAAGCAAAATTATGTGCCCAGCCTCAAAAATGAATGGGCACGCTCTCCAGCTCCATATCCTTTTCGCCTTCTCTGTCACCCCCCTCCCGCTTCCGCTCCCTCTTCTGCTCCCTTTTCTCTTTCACTgttttgtatctttatctcTTTTTGGCCAATTGGCAGTTGGAATTATGCACTTTGACAGGGTACGCATTTAGTGTTAATCATACGCACTGTTGCATGCCAGTTGCATCCTGTTGTTGCATAATCAATGCACAaatgaacacacacaaaagaacGACCAGATAGGAAGCGGAAGGAGAAATGgggggagagagcgagggaaagagagagacagtgtgCCACCAAAAAGGCGACAAAATGACGCACTTGCTGAAGCTGGAAATTTCAACAAATATTTCCACAAATTTACTGGTACATATTTCCTCTGAATaatgaataattaaatatataatttagcTAGAGAGGAGATTCAGGCACAGACACAAAGGAGTGGCAGAAAATGTGTGAATGGTGTAGGGGGTAGGGGTTTGGGGTATGGGGTTCTATTCGGGTCTAAGAGgaatttaacaaacaaatttattggcGCATAATTCAATGGGTAGATGATGCCGCTGACGATGATGCATGGCGGGGTAGGAAGCCGACCAAGATATGAATGAATGCAGCTGGCAATTTATGAGTGCCTAAGAAgggagtgggtgggtgggttggTGGTGGTTTTGCTACGGCCAAGGCCGCTTTCGTGGCTGCCAAAAGCAggagccagcagcagtagcagtagcagcaaaagaaaacgactacgacaacgacagcgacagcggaaacggaaatgcgCAAATGCAATtgtcatacacacacacacacacacacagaagcaaACACTCACCCCGAAATGGGGTGAaattttaatggaaaattGGTGTACTCGTCGTGGCAATAAATGAAGCTTCCATTTCTATACGTTCTTGGCTAATAAAAGGgccagctctggctctgtggccCCACATCCCCACGGAGGAAGCCGAAGCCCTCCACCACAACTGACAGCCAACAAGCGACTAGACAACAGGACCCAAACACTGAATGGGCTGGCCAAGGGGCACCCCAAACCCCCTGTCCAGTGCTCAACCTCTCCTGCCACTGACGTCAGACAGCTGAGTGACGAGTACAACTAACAGGGAAGGGTGCAgggtgtgtgtggtgtgtggtatGTATGGGGTCTCAATCGAGCCTAGTTTCCCAAGGAATCCAAGGTAGTGCAATCAATTTGCTGGGACACCCGCTCCCTTCGGTAAGGGAGAGAGATGCAAGGCAGAATAACTTTGCTGGTACCCAACCTTCAATGGAACAGTGCACACTCGAAGGAGGGATGTCTTGATTAGATGACACTTTGGAGTGGTGTACCACTATGTCTTACATTGAAAACTCTTAAGTTAAGACTTGAAAAGATTAGTGGGTGTCCAGGTGCTCAGGTGTCATACGCTGGAGATGGAACTGCCGGAATTCTCACTTGTGGGTTGCATCTAttctttttttgtacttttccaTTCtcttaaattgaaaaaaaactTCTACACAACTtaaagaaatttaattaatccCGAGTGAAAACTCTTTCTTTCACTCAAACGAGAACTTAAGGACAGTCTGAGCTTTGCTTAGTTCCTATCGAGCGTTTCCTGTATTATACCTGATCACCTGGAGCACCCGCACTTCGTTGTTCAGTGTGTCCTGTCCTATACGCGCTTAATctttcaatttgcatattaCATAATTGCCTTAGTGGTTGAATGGTACCAAACAGGCCCAAGGTGTACCAGTATCAggagtagcagtagcagtagctgtagctgtaggaGCTATATGAGACACATTCAGGAGCATCAAGGCAATGCTTTATGGTCACTTTATTGCAGCACGCACTGGCAGGGGGTCTGAAAGTGATGGAGGAATGGGACAGAGAGCACGGCAGCAGGGCAGAGGTGGCCACAGGCAAACACTTGACGTGCGCTTATGCGGCAGCAAgttgcgcatacgccgtgtgGGCCCGGCCAGGACCCGGATGGGACCCGGCCAGGGCCGAGGGCCGAGGGCCAGAGCTCGACGGAATGGTTGAATGGTTGGTTGCTCTATGGTTATGCCGCTTATTGAATATGCCGTTGCCGATGTCAGTCTGCAGGTGCAGCCGCTCCGCATGTTGATATATGTCACACAGACTTGCAAAATAAACTGCAGCAAAAGTGGGTGGCGTGTCGGCATGGATGTGGTCTGCCCCACTTACTGGCCATCATTGATAGCAGTactcgtcctcgtcatcgtcatcgtccttCCTAGAGCGAGGCGTTGATACAGTTGCTGTAACAGGATTAGCTTTTGCTTTACTCAGTGTTTGCCATCCAAGTGATAAATGGGTTCGGATGGatgggactgggcctgggattgggattgggagtgGGGGTGGGCCTGCAAGGGTTGTCCTCCAGCACTATGCAAGATAAACCTAAAGCGGGAAGTGGCAAGTTAATGGATCGACCTCAATGAAATACCTCAACTGCATTGGCTTCCATGTCCACAGCCATGTCCACATTCATTTCTATGTCTATTCTGGATGGGATGCCCGATGCTCAAAGCAATGCTGCAGTCAAATATTATTCGTAGTGGCcccaaataaaatgcaattattgCCCAGCCATTGGAGTGCTATTATGCACTGAGAAAAACACTACTGAACATGGGTAAAGTATCATTTTCAGAAGTAAGAAGACCAGCAATAAACATGAGCCAGTGATCTAGTCGGAAAGATCTCTATGATGAACAAATACCATATTTTCGATACATCAATCTCTATCCGACGAGCCGCTTCTCTTTTAATGAGTAGCAAAGAATCGTGTAGGGGGTA from Drosophila pseudoobscura strain MV-25-SWS-2005 chromosome 4, UCI_Dpse_MV25, whole genome shotgun sequence encodes the following:
- the Kebab gene encoding kinetochore and Eb1-associated basic protein isoform X4; the protein is MDVPKTSADLLDIPRTPDMRSSPGRFALISEPRPLRTKELLERQRQANHTASCSASKVGQQKTPGMRSTTESPIFLEPIPLRTKELLERQRQASSASRAARTPSSACGNMTDRDIPRTPEMRCPSIAVIPCSEPQPVRTKELLERWRRVDERERCHRPASASRIGRQNHKSPIPGITTNRLLVPSIGFSYPKQQLLPHTSTSASPHITKLGITKRRLEFRHDQGKESVGPKLKRLTAYLQHELGGWGSSTEQRLRQMTIADFVSIVRHLLPLSGATVGSMSKACYAEQLIEALQQLKYPKKVNRTWLLMPGTQHVIGHVLDLLDFLLDFAVGTKRDAICVFPFVGDSLDDEKTFVLIARDYHLWQGEENSLQLEQHKRNELLRECCNSNDIAALQQELEALQLELKEELKLNTVTDQQQFSDYERKFSHLCTETWRKKKILQSLQDRVRSQRCSYQDYARLLDLQAERSDELQVYRRRQQDIFERLSIAKLRWKRSRRDLMNSIEAFNVKMRNIEYSLVFKGSCPKSLQLPLYPSMEEIQERLEKLKQWRHRMDSTVVKTGCFRKPLGEIKS
- the Kebab gene encoding kinetochore and Eb1-associated basic protein isoform X2: MDVPKTSADLLDIPRTPDMRSPGRFALISEPRPLRTKELLERQRQANHTASCSASKVGQQKTPGMRSTTESPIFLEPIPLRTKELLERQRQASSASRAARTPSSACGNMTDRDIPRTPEMRCPSIAVIPCSEPQPVRTKELLERWRRVDERERCHRPASASRIGRQNHKSPIPGITTNRLLVPSIGFSYPKQQLLPHTSTSASPHITKLGITKRRLEFRHDQGKESVGPKLKRLTAYLQHELGGWGSSTEQRLRQMTIADFVSIVRHLLPLSGATVGSMSKACYAEQLIEALQQLKYPKKVNRTWLLMPGTQHVIGHVLDLLDFLLDFAVGTKRDAICVFPFVGDSLDDEKTFVLIARDYHLWQGEENSLQLEQHKRNELLRECCNSNDIAALQQELEALQLELKEELKLNTVTDQQQLVQKDRLQQELTNCQDELKSLLAESSDYERKFSHLCTETWRKKKILQSLQDRVRSQRCSYQDYARLLDLQAERSDELQVYRRRQQDIFERLSIAKLRWKRSRRDLMNSIEAFNVKMRNIEYSLVFKGSCPKSLQLPLYPSMEEIQERLEKLKQWRHRMDSTVVKTGCFRKPLGEIKS
- the Kebab gene encoding kinetochore and Eb1-associated basic protein isoform X3, with translation MDVPKTSADLLDIPRTPDMRFALISEPRPLRTKELLERQRQANHTASCSASKVGQQKTPGMRSTTESPIFLEPIPLRTKELLERQRQASSASRAARTPSSACGNMTDRDIPRTPEMRCPSIAVIPCSEPQPVRTKELLERWRRVDERERCHRPASASRIGRQNHKSPIPGITTNRLLVPSIGFSYPKQQLLPHTSTSASPHITKLGITKRRLEFRHDQGKESVGPKLKRLTAYLQHELGGWGSSTEQRLRQMTIADFVSIVRHLLPLSGATVGSMSKACYAEQLIEALQQLKYPKKVNRTWLLMPGTQHVIGHVLDLLDFLLDFAVGTKRDAICVFPFVGDSLDDEKTFVLIARDYHLWQGEENSLQLEQHKRNELLRECCNSNDIAALQQELEALQLELKEELKLNTVTDQQQLVQKDRLQQELTNCQDELKSLLAESSDYERKFSHLCTETWRKKKILQSLQDRVRSQRCSYQDYARLLDLQAERSDELQVYRRRQQDIFERLSIAKLRWKRSRRDLMNSIEAFNVKMRNIEYSLVFKGSCPKSLQLPLYPSMEEIQERLEKLKQWRHRMDSTVVKTGCFRKPLGEIKS
- the Kebab gene encoding kinetochore and Eb1-associated basic protein isoform X1, encoding MDVPKTSADLLDIPRTPDMRSSPGRFALISEPRPLRTKELLERQRQANHTASCSASKVGQQKTPGMRSTTESPIFLEPIPLRTKELLERQRQASSASRAARTPSSACGNMTDRDIPRTPEMRCPSIAVIPCSEPQPVRTKELLERWRRVDERERCHRPASASRIGRQNHKSPIPGITTNRLLVPSIGFSYPKQQLLPHTSTSASPHITKLGITKRRLEFRHDQGKESVGPKLKRLTAYLQHELGGWGSSTEQRLRQMTIADFVSIVRHLLPLSGATVGSMSKACYAEQLIEALQQLKYPKKVNRTWLLMPGTQHVIGHVLDLLDFLLDFAVGTKRDAICVFPFVGDSLDDEKTFVLIARDYHLWQGEENSLQLEQHKRNELLRECCNSNDIAALQQELEALQLELKEELKLNTVTDQQQLVQKDRLQQELTNCQDELKSLLAESSDYERKFSHLCTETWRKKKILQSLQDRVRSQRCSYQDYARLLDLQAERSDELQVYRRRQQDIFERLSIAKLRWKRSRRDLMNSIEAFNVKMRNIEYSLVFKGSCPKSLQLPLYPSMEEIQERLEKLKQWRHRMDSTVVKTGCFRKPLGEIKS